The DNA segment GACTAGTGCAGGAGCCAACACTGACTGCCACCTTTGACCTCAGTTCCCCTGAAGATGACATCTGGGAAAGCTGGGTAGCTCCCAAGATTTAGGTGATGAAGATTACAAACtagcaacaacaacagaagtCCATGCTGGGGCTTAGAACtggaatgaaaatgttctgtttatGTAAATCTAGAGGGTAAATTGGGATTAGAACAGGCCAACACTATTTTCACAGATGGGAAGCCAGGGGTCAAAGAACTTAGAAACTTGTCCAGTTACCCAGCAAGCGCAGGCAGTGAAATCTAGGGTTCAGGTCCCCCCCCACCCACATCTATTTGGCCTCCTCCTGCTAGAATTCTAGGCAGCCTGAAATCAGTGTTGAAGGCTTGGTTGGCAGGAAGAGCATGAAGCCGGTGGTGGACTGCTAAGTATTTGAATTTAAGGCATCAGGTCCTGTGGAGCTCCACAACCCCCATTAGATTCCTTCCCTGTTCAGGCAGCACACATTTCCCCTGcttgtttgattttattaaaaaacaaaacaaaaacctttatttaatatgaataaaaattagtACAAATAACAGAATCTTTGTAAAGAGCAGCAACAGCCAAGGGTCACCCTCTGTCCCTGAAAACAGGCCCTTTTACCAGGTATATTTTGTTTCATCCTATTCTGGGGCAGAAGTTCATCTCTCTAATGGGAGTAAGATCTGATCTCAGGAGTCAGGGCAGAAAGAGGGGTGACCTTTTGGCAAGGAGATAACTTTGGCCTTGACAATGAAGAGGCTCCCAAGGAATGACAAAGGTAGGGCAGAAGAGGAGTGGATTCAAAGGACTGTCACCAGTGGGGTTCCTCTTCCCCGTTGTAACAATCTTCCTAGCCCTACCTAGGAAGACACTGGTGAAAATGCTGACCCCTAGCCATGTCCTACCCGCCTTGAGCTCTCAGACTTCCAAGGAGAGGGGTCTGTGGTCCAGTGTGCCAGTGCAAGTGCTTCAATCGTGAATCGTGGCTCCAGCGAGAGGgagtccctccccttcctctggcttTCCCCAGAGGAAAGGGAGGCGGCCCACATCCTTGAAGTCCTCTGGCTGCTGACTGGGCTCAGGCGGCTGGCAGGGGTCTGCCCAGATGTCCACAATTTTGCGCAGGGTGGAACAGCGCTCCTCTAGCTCTGGCCCCTCACTCTGCATGAGCAGGTTTGCTAGCTCCCTGCTTAGGTCCTGAATCATGTCACTCCGTCCTTGCTTCCCAGGCTGGCCTGTGTTTGGGACCATGACGGGGTCCCGGAGCTCCCCACTGGGCCCAAGGAGGTGCTGGTACCTCTTCTGCCACCGGCGGCACACCATGGCTTCTCCCACGGGCTTCTGGCTGGTGTGCAGCAGGGCCAAAATGTGGCGGCATGGCAGGCGGTACCACCGTTGAAAGGAACAGCTGCAGCTACAGCCGTCTTTGCTCACCTGGTGAGAATCCTCTAGAAGCTGAATGTCCACTGAGGAGCCAGCCATGTCCACCAGGTGGGTGGAGTTCTGCACCACCTCCCACTCGTGATGGCACAGCTTATAGGCCAGCTGGGAGCCACTGCCGTGCAAGGCGTCTAGCATGCCAGCCTGGGAGGGCCGCGCCTGTGGCGGCTGCTGCAGCTGTACCCGCTGTGGGCCTGGCTTGGTCTCTTCCATGGGGAGCCTGGTCAGGCTGCCCCCACAGACTCCAAACGCCTTCTTGGGCTTTGTTGGCATGCTGGCTGGCCGGGCTCTCTTTAACTTGGGAGGAGCTGTGGGCAAGTTCTTCAAGCCTTTGGTATTAAAGAAGTCAATATAATCCACAAAGCGGAGGATACAGTCCAGCAGAGACTGCTGTTCCCGGAAGAGGCTGGACACCTTGCTGGTGACCACATCTAGGCTGTCCATGTACGTGTTACACGCGTGCAGGCCTTTCCTCACGTGCATGTACCAGAGCAGTTCACAGGAGAACCAGTGGGCCTGTAGGAAGCCAAAGAGCTGCTCGTCTAGTAAGGCTTGGGACATCTGACAGAGATTTTGGAGGCTGGCATCAGAAGTAACAAACACGGCCTCCCGCAGGGCTTCCTTCATGAGTCTTTTAAAGGATGGGTTTGCTGTACTCCGATGCAACTTCTTCTCCAGGAGCCGGGTGGTGTGGTAGATGGAGAGGAGGATGCGCGCGGCAGGGAAGATCTCCTGCAGGATGGCACGATGGGGGAAGGACGGGTCCACAAACACCACCTTGACCTTGGGCCAATCTGAGTTGAACTCCGTGAAGATACTCAGCATCTTGGCCACGGAGGTGGCTGTCTCAGCCCGAAGCACAGCAAAGTGTACCACGCGACCCTCTCGTTCCTTGTTCTCCACCAAGAAAGCATAAAGGATGTGGCCCTGGGAGTTCTCCACCCGGTGTAGCAAGAGATTCTCTGGGAAGCGGAGGAACAGATCGCTCATCTTGCTGCTCTGGAAGCTGAGCCGGTCCAGGTCTTGGCTATTGCCCACGCTGAGAGAAGCCATGGAACCCTCATCTACCTTAAGAAAGTTTTTCATCACTTTTGCTATCTTGGCCAGGTCAGAAGGAGTGATGCCCTCCTGCTCTGGCTTTGAGGGTGCTTGGACCTTATCTAGGCAAAATGATGGTTCAACGGGGGACTCGTCGGCCAAGTCAAGGTCTTTCTTTACTGCGGGCTGCGCAGGCTGGGGTTTCTGCACGCACATTGTCTTCTGAGACTTGCCAGCAGCATCTCCTCCAGGACCTGCAGTTTTGGAGTCAACATGGATATGCTGGGTGTTGAGTTCACTGATAAACAGTCTATCCAGTTTCTCATTGTACCGCAGGAGCAAGTACGCTGGGCACATGTCCGCCTCTGAGGTTCTCTTCCTGTTTGACTGAGTCCGAATACAGACAAATTTCACCTGCACATATCTAGGGAAGGTAGAGATGACAGTGAGAGAGGTACTGCCCACCCCTTTCTCTTGTAAGATAAGACCCTGTAGGGATACAGTGGCTGATATGTGTCCTAGAGACCTCGAGGCAGTGCAGGATGTAGAGAAGGAAGACTGACATTCACACACCCATCCCAAAGGGTTCAGCTCTTTTGTCAAGACCCTGCCCGACTAACACTGTGTTCATTTACATCGTCCGCAGTCTAAGCCCCACTCCCTTCATTCACTCTCGTGGCCCATCTGTAGCTCCCAATGGTTCAGTGGGAGGCAAGACACAAGGGAAAACAGACAAGAGGCAGCAGCAGAGGGCCAGCTGGTTCCTTGCTGTTTAAAACGTCCCCTtcgaaattcaaatcaaaaccacattaagataccaccttacaccagttagaatggcaaaaattgacaagacaagaaacaacaaatgttggagaggatgtggagaaagggcatccctcttacactgttggtgggaatgcaagttggtacagccactttggaaaacaatgtggaggtcccttaaaaagttaaaaattgagctaccctatgatccagcaattgcactatggggtatttaccccaaagatacagatgtagtgaagagaagggccatatgcaccccaatgttcatagcagcgttgtccacaatagctaaactgtggtaggagccgagatgcctctcaacagatgactggattaagatgtggtccatatatacaatggaatattactcagccatcagaaagaacaattacccaacatttgaagcaacatggacgggactggaggagattaaggATTaagactaagtgaaataagtcaagcagagaaagacaattatcatatggtttcgctcatttgtggaacataaggaatagcagggaggctggcaggagaagaagggaagaatgaaggggggataaacagaaggggaaatgaaccatgagagactatggactctgggaaacagactgaggcttcagaggggaggggggtgggggactgggataggccggggatgggtattaaggagggcacgtattgcgtggagcactgggtgttatacgcaaataatgaatcatggaacactacaacaaaaactaaggatgaaggatgtactgtatggtgactaacataacataataaaaagttattatataaaaaaatgtcCCCTTCATTCCTGCCTTTTGGGAATTACTGCCTTTGCCTCCTCCTCCAGAGAGCAAAGATACAAGTGCCCCTCTCTAATGGGAAAAAtctctattcattttatttaaacaaaaatgtccaAATCCTAAGAGTGGGAGAACCTCTGGGTCAGATGATCTTTAGGACCCTGTCAGCTTTGCCACTCTAGGCTGAAAGTGATGATTCAAAGGAGAGGGGTA comes from the Ailuropoda melanoleuca isolate Jingjing chromosome 13, ASM200744v2, whole genome shotgun sequence genome and includes:
- the ZSWIM3 gene encoding zinc finger SWIM domain-containing protein 3 isoform X1, with amino-acid sequence MELGSCFKTYEDFKECFSAYKKENRCSFILRDCVSVRFHNLNHGTSIREDILYVQVKFVCIRTQSNRKRTSEADMCPAYLLLRYNEKLDRLFISELNTQHIHVDSKTAGPGGDAAGKSQKTMCVQKPQPAQPAVKKDLDLADESPVEPSFCLDKVQAPSKPEQEGITPSDLAKIAKVMKNFLKVDEGSMASLSVGNSQDLDRLSFQSSKMSDLFLRFPENLLLHRVENSQGHILYAFLVENKEREGRVVHFAVLRAETATSVAKMLSIFTEFNSDWPKVKVVFVDPSFPHRAILQEIFPAARILLSIYHTTRLLEKKLHRSTANPSFKRLMKEALREAVFVTSDASLQNLCQMSQALLDEQLFGFLQAHWFSCELLWYMHVRKGLHACNTYMDSLDVVTSKVSSLFREQQSLLDCILRFVDYIDFFNTKGLKNLPTAPPKLKRARPASMPTKPKKAFGVCGGSLTRLPMEETKPGPQRVQLQQPPQARPSQAGMLDALHGSGSQLAYKLCHHEWEVVQNSTHLVDMAGSSVDIQLLEDSHQVSKDGCSCSCSFQRWYRLPCRHILALLHTSQKPVGEAMVCRRWQKRYQHLLGPSGELRDPVMVPNTGQPGKQGRSDMIQDLSRELANLLMQSEGPELEERCSTLRKIVDIWADPCQPPEPSQQPEDFKDVGRLPFLWGKPEEGEGLPLAGATIHD
- the ZSWIM3 gene encoding zinc finger SWIM domain-containing protein 3 isoform X2, which codes for MAPPSARTSCPGGDAAGKSQKTMCVQKPQPAQPAVKKDLDLADESPVEPSFCLDKVQAPSKPEQEGITPSDLAKIAKVMKNFLKVDEGSMASLSVGNSQDLDRLSFQSSKMSDLFLRFPENLLLHRVENSQGHILYAFLVENKEREGRVVHFAVLRAETATSVAKMLSIFTEFNSDWPKVKVVFVDPSFPHRAILQEIFPAARILLSIYHTTRLLEKKLHRSTANPSFKRLMKEALREAVFVTSDASLQNLCQMSQALLDEQLFGFLQAHWFSCELLWYMHVRKGLHACNTYMDSLDVVTSKVSSLFREQQSLLDCILRFVDYIDFFNTKGLKNLPTAPPKLKRARPASMPTKPKKAFGVCGGSLTRLPMEETKPGPQRVQLQQPPQARPSQAGMLDALHGSGSQLAYKLCHHEWEVVQNSTHLVDMAGSSVDIQLLEDSHQVSKDGCSCSCSFQRWYRLPCRHILALLHTSQKPVGEAMVCRRWQKRYQHLLGPSGELRDPVMVPNTGQPGKQGRSDMIQDLSRELANLLMQSEGPELEERCSTLRKIVDIWADPCQPPEPSQQPEDFKDVGRLPFLWGKPEEGEGLPLAGATIHD